The following are from one region of the Rhipicephalus microplus isolate Deutch F79 chromosome 1, USDA_Rmic, whole genome shotgun sequence genome:
- the LOC119163288 gene encoding DNA transposase THAP9: MRAHIYPNAFQKMSVKLAVQLFSESTATAMIFYSEQESCKKLHVSAGTSEFTRQMNRLFDCLNSRRPEHVQYSEAEHVDTLKEGISWLDRCCKCIESLPKQRQVCFLSKPTCEALRITLLSTISLVENLLAPRFRYVLVGKFGQDPLERFFGIIRHVAGDGGQPTVQQFLFIYRMLSVRNLVQPPQRASVVGDGPQLLLKLQDLFQKEKPAACHADCLAILFDEVLLEPGETAEQASLLQHQQSPKEKILDYLAGYVAKKFSSLRCSSCVESLRSSERPATGLILVKSQGFLLVPFSQLVTLLQIVEDHMEAHTVEKTACSGVCMNIVEDVLMDPRTASAAVGCKSHFVSTTAEVVQFFLRVHLHFFTRERNKQMQAKGCASCPAGGGKKPNTQR, translated from the exons ATGAGGGCACATATATACCCAAACGCTTTTCAGAAAATGAGCGTCAAACTTGCTGTTCAA CTCTTCAGTGAATCCACAGCTACAGCCATGATATTTTACAGTGAGCAGGAATCATGCAAAAAGCTTCACGTGTCTGCGGGAACATCTGAATTCACCAGACAAATGAACAGATTGTTTGACTGCTTGAACTCCCGCAGGCCTGAACACGTGCAGTACAGTGAAGCTGAGCATGTTGAC ACACTGAAAGAGGGAATCTCATGGTTGGACAGGTGCTGCAAATGCATCGAAAGTCTGCCAAAGCAAAGGCAGGTCTGCTTTTTAAGCAAGCCCACCTGTGAGGCGCTGAGAATAACTTTGCTCAGCACAATATCACTGGTTGAAAACCTCCTTGCCCCAAGGTTTCGCTACGTACTGGTGGGAAAGTTTGGACAGGACCCATTAGAG agATTTTTCGGCATTATCAGGCACGTGGCTGGTGACGGAGGACAACCAACAGTCCAGCAATTTCTGTTCATTTATAGAATGCTCTCTGTCAGAAATCTTGTCCAGCCGCCTCAGCGAGCATCAGTTGTAGGAGACGGCCCACAACTCCTCCTGAAGCTCCAAGACCTATTCCAGAAGGAAAAACCTGCTGCCTGTCAC GCGGACTGTTTGGCTATTCTCTTTGATGAAGTACTTTTGGAGCCAGGAGAAACAGCGGAGCAGGCTTCACTTTTGCAACATCAGCAGTCTCCTAAGGAGAAGATCTTGGACTACCTCGCTGGATACGTTGCAAAGAAGTTTTCCTCGCTGAGATGCTCAAGCTGCGTAGAAAGTCTGAGGAGTTCAGAACGACCGGCAACTGGCCTGATTCTTGTTAAGTCTCAAGGTTTTCTCCTTGTGCCCTTCAGCCAGCTCGTCACACTCCTTCAAATTGTGGAGGATCACATGGAAGCGCACACAGTTGAAAAAACTGCTTGTTCTGGTGTGTGCATGAATATTGTGGAGGATGTTTTGATGGACCCTCGGACTGCATCAGCTGCTGTCGGTTGCAAGTCACATTTTGTGAGCACGACTGCAGAAGTTGTTCAGTTTTTTCTCAGGGTCCATTTGCATTTTTTtacgagagaaagaaacaaacagatgCAAGCGAAAGGGTGCGCTTCATGTCCAGCAGGGGGTGGTAAAAAACCAAACACTCAAAGGTAA